The following are from one region of the Vibrio parahaemolyticus genome:
- a CDS encoding GlxA family transcriptional regulator, with translation MKETNKKNLRVVALAPTGRYFASIISSLEILETAAEFAEFQGFMTHVVTPNNRPLIGRGGISVQPTAQWQSFDFTNILIIGSIGDPLESLDKIDPALFDWIRELHLKGSKIVAIDTGIFVVAKAGLLQQNKAVMHSYFAHLFGELFPEIMLMTEQKALIDGNVYLSSGPYSHSSVMLEIVEEYFGKHTRNLGNQFLSTIESSGNSHSYCDVFRYMQHRDELILKIQKWILTTDLDIVSISDLANEACLSERQLKRRFKEATSISPLKFIQLGRLSFAKELLRSTKLSIDEVASRSGYVDTQFFRQIFKRENDCSPLEYRKRNQVKAE, from the coding sequence TTGAAGGAAACCAATAAGAAAAACCTCCGTGTCGTAGCGCTTGCTCCGACAGGGAGGTATTTTGCATCAATAATAAGCTCACTAGAGATCTTGGAAACAGCTGCTGAGTTTGCAGAGTTCCAAGGTTTCATGACACACGTCGTTACGCCAAACAATCGGCCGTTAATTGGTCGAGGGGGGATCAGTGTTCAACCCACCGCACAATGGCAATCATTTGATTTTACAAACATATTAATCATTGGCTCAATTGGCGATCCTTTAGAATCGTTAGATAAGATCGATCCTGCATTGTTCGATTGGATCAGAGAGTTACACCTAAAAGGCAGCAAAATAGTTGCAATTGACACCGGTATTTTTGTCGTCGCGAAAGCCGGTCTTTTGCAGCAAAACAAAGCTGTAATGCATTCTTACTTCGCCCACCTCTTTGGCGAACTGTTCCCTGAGATAATGCTCATGACTGAGCAGAAAGCACTCATTGACGGAAACGTCTATCTTTCGTCTGGACCTTACTCTCACTCAAGTGTGATGCTGGAAATAGTAGAAGAGTATTTTGGAAAGCACACTCGAAACCTTGGTAACCAGTTTTTAAGTACAATAGAGAGCAGTGGAAACTCTCATTCATACTGTGATGTTTTCCGTTACATGCAACACAGAGATGAGCTGATTCTAAAAATCCAAAAATGGATTCTCACCACGGATCTAGACATCGTCTCTATCAGTGATTTAGCGAATGAAGCTTGCTTATCAGAACGGCAGTTAAAACGCCGATTTAAAGAGGCGACATCCATCAGTCCGTTAAAGTTTATTCAGTTAGGGCGTTTATCTTTTGCAAAAGAACTGTTGAGGTCAACAAAGTTGTCAATTGATGAAGTTGCAAGTCGGTCTGGTTATGTTGATACACAGTTTTTCAGGCAGATATTCAAACGAGAAAATGATTGTTCTCCGCTTGAATATCGTAAAAGAAACCAAGTTAAAGCTGAATGA
- a CDS encoding Flp family type IVb pilin, with the protein MLLNINSKLRNIRNKFKSDKRGVTAVEYAIIAVAMSSIILFVFKDGTLKTTLNDAMGKISTSMDSANSAGGSGSKGGTADGKQG; encoded by the coding sequence ATGCTTTTAAATATCAATTCTAAACTTCGTAATATCCGCAATAAATTTAAGTCTGACAAACGTGGTGTCACTGCTGTGGAATACGCAATCATCGCTGTAGCAATGTCTTCAATTATTCTATTTGTATTCAAAGATGGCACTTTGAAAACAACGTTAAATGATGCAATGGGTAAGATCTCTACGTCGATGGATAGTGCTAATTCAGCCGGTGGCAGTGGTAGTAAAGGCGGTACTGCCGACGGTAAACAAGGATAA
- a CDS encoding M6 family metalloprotease domain-containing protein, whose product MKKIYFPIISTLMVSFAHANTLPAPTWHQFQLNDGSKKELKLYGDQESFWYQDREGIIYVYDEETGWFYGNHEIVDGRFVVTSLGVEAKLEMPQAVRELLKERVTPTSSLLHSEHVYPMNEPYLEQTPIRALNATNEPTHQPLLVVQVSFNNQDFVNDFTNVIFGDNQQSVKDYFSKNSYGRYIVEPAKETEGTANDGVINLTLDIAHPNCHSKNDATCDSKLNEAFKAAYDKLDRYVDLSTYDLNNDDKITPDELSVMFVFAGYDKSAGSVNTPYIWPHRYSHNAIEIDEKTIRDYCLFADFQGDHQSTMGVIAHELGHLMLGLPDLYSYKHSGSVGQWGLMGGGSWASKQGDTYAGETPVNMLAWSKEAAGFIKPKVIEASGSSTIETRQGEGVVYLDPYLKQQGPRAYFENRRKTEYDRALSGEGLLITAVSIDNRFNDTGPMQVQVFQADGLDELQTRGWSDQGDVFPGSSNVVTISDDTTPSLKLITGGRETNISINDIASTDQSGTLRASIPSSTNKSAWITSLSRTYVYEDSRNNTIGFGLENNDGYQSLVGFYLFAKPILPNSEMRYRMFKYDLTTNRWGNASINVDTQVEVSSGVIPTFGGRVMFASPFDIDEGEQMLVIELENAKPEYSYSFLDAYLSNGEKKKQFYGNASSYKTSGLSEGRGRNYPFAALLEKPQAKPSITVETDSVTVLSGESITIDVLANDHSSDANSTLKLDKITSKPSIGSAEISGQKIHYSVPVSDIPEQRAVMKYQVSDDFGTTAEGEVVITINSPVITANSLQYKALEDTPLELNLHQQQGLEKGDTIVIKKPPMHGKIDGNTYQSKENYFGNDQFEFSIVKENGRESNTAMAVITVEAVNDEPIFAVEASRKEGLSNEKVTLSVLGLKDVDSTDHSFKWRQVSGTKAQFATTDTASVEVTLPKVSEKSEKLTFEVAVNDNDGAIITKSVVMVVKQEVVVENDPGKSEEGGSMGLWVTLCMILISLRTKVNNLYRFVIRNDIW is encoded by the coding sequence ATGAAAAAAATATATTTTCCAATCATCAGCACTTTGATGGTTTCCTTTGCTCATGCCAATACGCTTCCTGCGCCAACTTGGCATCAATTTCAGTTAAATGATGGTTCAAAGAAAGAATTAAAACTTTATGGCGATCAAGAGTCTTTCTGGTATCAAGATAGAGAAGGCATTATTTATGTCTACGATGAAGAGACAGGGTGGTTTTATGGTAATCATGAAATTGTTGATGGGCGTTTTGTCGTCACTTCTCTTGGGGTTGAAGCCAAATTAGAAATGCCACAAGCAGTCAGAGAGCTGTTAAAAGAACGCGTCACCCCGACGTCTTCTTTATTGCATTCTGAGCACGTTTATCCGATGAATGAGCCATATCTTGAGCAAACTCCCATTCGAGCACTAAACGCAACAAATGAGCCCACGCACCAACCTTTGCTCGTTGTTCAGGTGAGCTTTAACAACCAAGATTTTGTGAATGACTTCACCAATGTGATTTTTGGTGATAATCAGCAAAGTGTAAAAGACTACTTCAGTAAGAATAGTTACGGACGTTACATTGTAGAGCCTGCGAAAGAAACGGAAGGTACGGCGAACGATGGTGTCATCAACCTTACGTTGGATATCGCTCATCCGAATTGCCACTCAAAAAATGATGCGACTTGTGACAGTAAGTTAAATGAGGCTTTTAAAGCCGCTTACGACAAGTTAGACCGTTATGTGGATTTGTCTACTTACGATTTGAATAACGACGACAAAATCACACCTGACGAATTGTCTGTGATGTTTGTATTTGCGGGGTATGACAAATCTGCCGGTTCGGTAAATACGCCGTACATTTGGCCTCATCGTTATAGTCATAATGCGATTGAGATCGATGAAAAGACCATTCGAGATTACTGTTTGTTTGCTGACTTCCAAGGTGACCATCAATCTACGATGGGCGTGATTGCCCATGAGCTTGGACACTTGATGCTTGGTCTACCTGATTTGTACTCCTACAAACATTCCGGCTCTGTTGGCCAATGGGGATTAATGGGTGGCGGAAGCTGGGCAAGTAAACAAGGTGATACGTATGCAGGGGAAACGCCGGTCAATATGTTGGCATGGAGTAAGGAAGCTGCTGGTTTCATCAAGCCAAAAGTGATTGAAGCGTCTGGTTCTAGCACAATCGAGACTCGTCAAGGCGAGGGTGTGGTGTATCTCGATCCGTACTTGAAACAGCAAGGTCCAAGAGCTTACTTCGAAAACAGAAGAAAAACGGAATACGACCGTGCGTTGTCAGGTGAAGGTCTTTTGATCACGGCCGTAAGTATTGACAACCGCTTCAATGACACAGGGCCAATGCAAGTTCAGGTATTCCAAGCGGACGGTCTGGATGAACTACAAACTCGTGGCTGGTCAGATCAAGGTGATGTGTTCCCGGGCTCAAGCAATGTGGTCACTATTTCGGACGATACAACTCCTTCTTTAAAACTCATCACAGGTGGCCGGGAAACCAATATCTCGATTAATGATATCGCCAGTACAGATCAAAGCGGCACGTTACGAGCGTCTATTCCTTCATCGACGAATAAATCGGCTTGGATAACGTCACTTTCAAGGACGTACGTGTATGAAGACAGCCGCAACAATACGATAGGGTTTGGGTTAGAAAACAACGACGGTTACCAATCTTTGGTTGGTTTCTACTTATTTGCTAAGCCAATCCTACCAAACTCCGAGATGCGTTATCGCATGTTTAAATATGACCTGACTACAAACCGTTGGGGGAATGCGTCTATTAACGTTGACACTCAAGTTGAAGTGTCATCGGGGGTGATTCCTACGTTTGGTGGTCGAGTTATGTTTGCATCACCATTTGATATCGATGAAGGTGAGCAGATGTTGGTCATTGAGCTAGAAAACGCTAAGCCAGAATACAGCTATTCATTCTTGGACGCTTATTTGTCTAACGGAGAGAAAAAGAAGCAGTTCTATGGAAATGCCAGTTCGTACAAGACGAGCGGATTAAGCGAAGGGCGTGGCCGTAACTATCCTTTTGCTGCTTTGTTAGAAAAACCTCAGGCGAAACCTAGTATTACGGTTGAAACGGATTCCGTCACTGTATTAAGCGGTGAAAGTATTACGATTGATGTACTGGCGAATGACCACTCATCGGATGCGAATAGCACATTGAAGCTAGATAAGATCACATCAAAGCCTTCGATTGGTAGCGCTGAAATCTCAGGACAAAAAATCCACTATTCTGTTCCTGTTTCAGACATTCCAGAACAACGAGCAGTAATGAAGTATCAAGTGTCTGACGATTTTGGGACGACAGCAGAAGGAGAGGTGGTCATCACGATCAATTCTCCAGTAATCACCGCGAATAGTCTTCAATACAAAGCGCTAGAAGATACGCCACTGGAACTTAACTTACATCAGCAACAAGGACTAGAGAAAGGGGACACCATCGTCATTAAAAAGCCGCCGATGCACGGCAAGATTGATGGGAATACCTACCAAAGTAAGGAAAACTACTTTGGTAATGACCAGTTTGAGTTTTCTATTGTGAAAGAAAACGGACGTGAATCTAATACAGCTATGGCTGTAATTACGGTCGAAGCGGTTAATGATGAGCCGATCTTCGCTGTTGAAGCGAGTCGTAAAGAAGGCCTATCAAACGAAAAAGTCACACTATCTGTACTTGGCTTAAAAGACGTTGATTCAACGGATCACTCATTCAAATGGCGTCAAGTTTCTGGGACTAAAGCTCAGTTTGCCACCACGGACACGGCAAGTGTAGAAGTGACGTTACCAAAAGTGAGTGAGAAAAGTGAAAAGCTGACGTTTGAAGTGGCGGTAAACGACAACGATGGTGCAATTATTACTAAGAGCGTTGTTATGGTCGTTAAGCAAGAAGTCGTTGTGGAAAATGATCCTGGCAAGAGTGAAGAAGGCGGCTCTATGGGGCTGTGGGTCACTCTATGTATGATTCTGATTAGCCTAAGAACAAAGGTTAATAATTTGTATAGATTCGTAATAAGAAATGATATTTGGTAG
- the ylqF gene encoding ribosome biogenesis GTPase YlqF → MVNNSIQWFPGHMHKARKEIEEAIPQVDVIIEVLDARIPFSSENPMISKIRGEKPVVKVLNKRDLADPELTQLWIDHLEKEQNVKAMAITTSEPQEVHKIMELCRKLAPHREEVGKNIRTMIMGIPNVGKSTIINTLAGRTIAVTGNQPAVTRRQQRINLQNGIVLSDTPGILWPKVENPHSGFRLAATGAVKDTAMEYDEVAFYTVEYLAAHYPERLKERYQIEELPESDIEIMEEIGRRRGALRAGGRVDLHKVSEILLHELRQGTLGQITLELPEMITQELIEVEIETARKEEEKAKRKEERRKRYLRNKR, encoded by the coding sequence ATGGTTAACAACTCAATCCAGTGGTTTCCTGGCCACATGCACAAAGCGCGTAAAGAGATCGAAGAAGCCATCCCGCAGGTGGATGTGATCATCGAAGTACTGGATGCTCGTATTCCTTTCAGTAGCGAAAACCCTATGATTTCAAAAATCCGCGGTGAAAAGCCTGTTGTAAAAGTGCTAAACAAGCGCGATTTGGCTGATCCAGAGCTGACGCAACTGTGGATTGACCATCTTGAGAAAGAACAAAACGTAAAAGCAATGGCAATTACGACTTCTGAGCCTCAAGAAGTACATAAAATTATGGAGCTTTGCCGTAAGCTTGCGCCACACCGTGAAGAAGTTGGTAAAAACATTCGTACCATGATCATGGGCATCCCGAACGTGGGTAAATCGACCATCATCAACACACTGGCTGGTCGCACTATCGCAGTAACAGGTAACCAACCAGCGGTAACGCGTCGCCAACAACGCATTAATTTACAAAACGGCATTGTTCTGTCTGACACTCCTGGGATTCTTTGGCCAAAAGTGGAAAACCCACATAGTGGTTTCCGTTTAGCGGCAACGGGTGCCGTAAAAGATACTGCAATGGAGTACGACGAAGTTGCGTTTTACACTGTTGAGTATCTAGCAGCGCATTACCCAGAACGTCTAAAAGAACGTTACCAAATCGAAGAGCTGCCAGAGTCTGACATTGAGATCATGGAAGAAATTGGCCGTCGTCGCGGCGCGCTACGAGCAGGTGGCCGAGTGGATCTTCATAAAGTATCTGAGATTCTACTTCACGAGCTTCGACAAGGTACACTAGGACAAATCACTCTTGAGCTTCCTGAGATGATTACTCAAGAACTGATCGAAGTCGAAATAGAAACGGCTCGCAAAGAAGAAGAGAAAGCGAAACGTAAGGAAGAACGTCGTAAACGTTACTTACGTAACAAACGCTAA
- a CDS encoding EAL domain-containing protein translates to MKRNMPYLPSFKLTDFDIKTLVQPILCPRSQEIQYYETLSKINTFDKSNINNDVFFSIIDNTFIQTLALQQIRFSLEKYPHQLHSFNIKLSCLADEDFVRELLSFNGAKFALEISELDCYTESKEIRENLSVLQANNIEIWLDDYHRNNKLANMSLGNILWDRIKIDKSFLKHADQESIQALEYFLAPFCLHGLIFEGAEYIEHHKMLKTSHSLTQGYYYFRPSPINSLDSKPRVAESIKLSYAG, encoded by the coding sequence ATGAAAAGGAATATGCCTTACCTACCTAGCTTCAAATTGACTGACTTTGATATAAAAACGTTAGTACAACCTATCCTCTGTCCTAGAAGCCAAGAAATTCAATATTACGAAACTTTGTCTAAGATAAACACTTTTGATAAAAGCAACATAAACAACGACGTATTTTTTTCCATTATAGACAACACGTTTATTCAAACTCTCGCTTTACAACAAATTCGATTTTCTCTTGAAAAATACCCTCACCAACTACACTCTTTTAATATTAAACTCTCTTGTTTAGCTGACGAAGATTTTGTCCGTGAGCTTTTAAGCTTCAATGGTGCTAAGTTTGCTCTTGAGATAAGCGAGCTTGATTGTTATACCGAATCAAAAGAAATACGCGAAAACTTGTCAGTGTTACAAGCGAACAATATCGAGATTTGGCTGGATGACTATCACCGTAACAACAAGCTGGCTAACATGTCACTTGGCAACATACTTTGGGATCGTATCAAGATTGACAAAAGCTTTCTAAAACACGCCGACCAAGAGTCTATACAAGCACTAGAGTACTTCTTAGCCCCTTTCTGCTTACACGGATTGATCTTCGAGGGTGCTGAGTACATCGAACATCATAAGATGTTAAAGACAAGCCACTCATTAACTCAAGGTTACTATTACTTTAGACCGTCCCCAATAAATTCTCTCGACTCAAAACCGCGCGTTGCCGAGTCAATCAAACTCTCCTATGCGGGTTAA
- a CDS encoding LysR family transcriptional regulator translates to MKANKRTIDVKYLRTFSHVARHRSFTAAAESLYLTQPAVSQHIKKLECTIGAEVFDRKDGFNLTKHGQILLSYTDRTMSLYDQLFDELAQVDMFDRYSIAISDSFAPELVAKVISSFRVYNDVELAITSYSDMNCVDKDNHDLVFAIGDTTSVEGRVFPLNREQYILACDCAVKPEECYPERIVFCNTLTRRDAEVLLDSSGVDISKVKHWLTTSSSRLMINELQAANTFVICPSWTLGDYKCSQYPLSKYIEMYVWCNDSAAKKIDQERLRSLITETFRLTSKGVVGRPPTGRLLTSCEVM, encoded by the coding sequence ATGAAAGCTAATAAACGTACCATCGATGTAAAGTACTTGCGCACTTTTTCACATGTTGCAAGGCATAGAAGTTTTACTGCGGCAGCAGAAAGTCTATATTTAACCCAACCAGCCGTTTCACAACATATTAAAAAACTTGAATGTACTATAGGGGCTGAAGTCTTCGATCGAAAAGATGGATTCAATCTGACTAAACATGGCCAAATATTGCTTAGTTATACAGACAGAACAATGTCTTTATATGACCAATTATTTGACGAATTGGCTCAAGTAGATATGTTTGATCGGTACTCTATTGCGATATCTGATTCATTTGCCCCTGAATTGGTCGCGAAGGTAATTAGCTCTTTTAGAGTGTATAACGACGTCGAGTTGGCTATTACAAGTTATAGCGACATGAACTGTGTTGATAAAGATAACCACGATTTAGTCTTCGCTATTGGTGACACCACATCCGTGGAAGGTCGCGTTTTCCCCCTAAATAGAGAGCAATACATTTTAGCTTGCGACTGTGCCGTCAAACCTGAGGAGTGCTACCCTGAGCGAATCGTCTTTTGTAATACTTTGACTAGGCGAGATGCTGAAGTATTGCTTGATTCTTCTGGGGTGGATATTTCTAAGGTAAAACATTGGCTTACCACTTCTTCCTCTCGGTTGATGATCAATGAACTGCAAGCGGCAAATACTTTTGTTATCTGTCCTAGTTGGACATTAGGCGATTACAAGTGTAGCCAATATCCGCTATCCAAGTATATCGAGATGTACGTATGGTGTAATGATTCTGCCGCGAAGAAAATTGACCAAGAACGTTTGAGAAGTTTGATTACCGAAACATTCCGACTTACTTCTAAAGGCGTGGTTGGTAGGCCACCTACGGGTCGCTTACTAACCAGTTGTGAAGTGATGTAG
- a CDS encoding M9 family metallopeptidase, which produces MLGVLTGCGGDDSSGGVKTVPVAGVDSGDKNDDNADVDSTVDDDKDTDTDTDDDSTKDDDTTDDDTVVDDDTELFPHKGKCTVEDFTVDRVNIESRVANSDYECMRTWFSPSLEQADVVFSTMSVSRITGGLKKAIEAYKGTKEQAQQIYYLGEFIKAAYKNRHDTFAKKLQPFSSELSADIANTIQQFLRSPYALTEGREQQEALASMLIVVDSIRQLAIAAPDVFAILDSFSADKSDSYYYRKAINNIFVAIAGHSQTKAFYDVIESDSSYIHRLSGFITNNEWAIGTDSEQLLGNAAREFARLIKTEDAETKKVVVDTLDSLLKRYPLGGKSDRIWVGIAEMVDAYASDYLEQLGLSNSKSVLKQRIMTFSYDCRGPARILAQEMTEAQAITSCETLNLKEDDFHQTVNTGYQPVADDHSDSVDVIVFKTKSDYSTYSRFLFDNTTNNGGQFLERDPSKQGNVPRFVAYQNGWDDDFSILNLEHEYVHYLDGRFNQYGNFHDTMREGNIVWWLEGFAEYMYYKESYNAALVLGKEKTHTLADVFSTNYSDGLNRVYRWGYLAVRFMIEKHPEDVTELLGYSRTGQYKEWVKLLERLGPAYNTEFHSWLDEVTKDIDDSDISQPKPKEKPKKIELNTSIQVSGKKFSETLFFVDVSESYNQLEVSISGTGDADLYACYDKVCHYFEYEWSNYTHGSNETISIPKNEDGSIKMGQYYFSISGREEFDVELSVVAK; this is translated from the coding sequence ATGCTTGGTGTTTTAACTGGATGTGGTGGTGATGATTCTTCCGGTGGAGTCAAGACTGTTCCCGTCGCTGGCGTAGATTCTGGCGACAAAAACGATGACAACGCTGACGTAGATTCAACTGTGGATGACGATAAAGATACAGATACAGATACAGATGATGATTCCACGAAAGACGACGATACGACCGACGATGACACCGTGGTAGATGACGATACCGAGCTTTTCCCACACAAAGGAAAATGTACTGTTGAAGATTTTACGGTTGACCGAGTCAATATCGAATCAAGAGTCGCAAACAGTGACTACGAGTGCATGAGAACGTGGTTTTCTCCATCGTTAGAGCAAGCAGACGTCGTCTTCAGTACCATGAGCGTGAGTCGAATTACTGGCGGATTAAAAAAGGCAATTGAAGCTTATAAAGGAACAAAAGAGCAAGCTCAGCAAATATACTATTTAGGTGAGTTCATTAAGGCAGCTTACAAAAACCGACACGATACCTTTGCTAAAAAGTTGCAACCTTTCTCATCCGAATTAAGCGCAGATATTGCCAATACCATTCAACAGTTTTTGCGCTCGCCATACGCTCTAACTGAAGGTCGCGAACAGCAAGAAGCGCTCGCATCCATGTTGATTGTTGTTGATAGTATTCGACAACTCGCCATCGCCGCACCCGATGTTTTCGCTATTCTTGATAGCTTTTCAGCGGATAAAAGCGACAGCTATTACTACCGTAAAGCCATCAACAATATCTTTGTCGCTATAGCTGGGCACTCACAAACCAAAGCGTTTTACGATGTGATTGAATCTGACTCAAGTTATATCCATCGTTTGAGTGGTTTTATTACCAACAACGAATGGGCGATAGGCACGGATTCTGAACAACTACTTGGCAATGCCGCGCGAGAGTTCGCTAGGCTGATAAAAACTGAAGATGCAGAGACAAAAAAAGTCGTTGTCGACACTTTAGATTCTTTGTTAAAGCGCTACCCGCTAGGCGGTAAGTCAGACAGAATTTGGGTTGGCATCGCCGAAATGGTTGACGCTTATGCATCAGATTATCTTGAGCAACTAGGGCTAAGTAACTCAAAATCCGTATTAAAACAGCGAATAATGACATTCAGTTATGATTGTCGCGGACCCGCGCGAATTCTTGCTCAAGAGATGACCGAAGCTCAAGCAATAACAAGCTGCGAAACATTAAACCTCAAAGAAGATGACTTCCACCAAACTGTTAATACCGGATATCAGCCTGTCGCTGATGATCATAGCGATAGTGTCGATGTTATTGTTTTTAAAACCAAAAGTGACTACTCGACCTACTCCAGGTTCCTTTTTGATAACACAACCAACAACGGCGGACAGTTCCTTGAGCGAGACCCATCAAAACAAGGAAATGTACCTCGATTCGTCGCTTATCAAAACGGATGGGACGACGACTTTTCGATTCTAAACTTAGAGCACGAATATGTGCATTATTTAGACGGTCGATTCAACCAATACGGTAACTTCCATGACACAATGCGCGAAGGCAATATCGTGTGGTGGTTGGAAGGTTTTGCTGAATACATGTATTACAAAGAGAGCTACAATGCTGCTCTAGTACTTGGCAAAGAAAAGACGCACACATTGGCAGACGTGTTCAGTACGAACTACAGCGACGGTTTAAACCGTGTGTATCGCTGGGGCTACTTAGCTGTACGCTTCATGATAGAGAAACACCCTGAAGACGTTACTGAACTGTTAGGTTACTCGCGTACCGGCCAATACAAAGAGTGGGTAAAACTGCTTGAACGATTAGGTCCTGCTTACAATACCGAGTTTCATTCGTGGCTGGATGAGGTCACAAAAGACATTGACGATTCGGATATTTCTCAGCCAAAACCGAAAGAGAAGCCTAAGAAAATCGAACTCAATACCAGCATCCAAGTAAGTGGTAAAAAGTTCTCTGAAACGCTCTTCTTTGTCGATGTTTCAGAAAGTTATAATCAACTGGAAGTGTCTATCTCCGGCACTGGTGATGCCGATCTATACGCTTGTTACGACAAAGTATGCCACTACTTCGAGTACGAATGGTCGAACTACACCCATGGCAGTAACGAAACGATTTCAATCCCAAAAAATGAAGACGGGTCGATCAAAATGGGACAATACTATTTCAGCATCAGTGGTCGTGAAGAATTCGACGTAGAACTGTCTGTTGTTGCGAAATAA
- the cqsA gene encoding alpha-hydroxyketone-type quorum-sensing autoinducer synthase, with the protein MCTKNETKPLPSFIEERLNFHIQDLIKSNENQKHLVLGKRPSENAVVMQSNDYLSLSHNELIQKAHRDAISERDDNVVMSAIFLQDDQSKPAFEHQLATFVGMESCLLSQSGWAANIGLLQTICAPNVPVYIDFFAHMSLWEGARTAGAQIHPFMHNNMNHLRKQIQRHGAGIIVVDSVYSTIGTIAPLRAIYEMAKEFDCGLVVDESHSLGTHGPKGSGLLQELGLTQMVDFVTVSLAKTFAYRAGAILGPNKLAQSLPFVAYPAIFSSTVLPQEVVRLEKTLEVIKAADDKRECLFKRAKELAIGLKRIGFNIRSESQIIALECGSERNTERVRDFLEERDVFGAVFCRPATGRNKNIIRFSVNADMTAQQVDHVLSACQEAFDHPDLEFV; encoded by the coding sequence ATGTGTACTAAAAACGAAACTAAACCACTGCCCTCTTTTATCGAGGAACGCCTTAATTTCCATATTCAAGATTTAATCAAATCTAACGAAAATCAAAAACACCTCGTTCTTGGCAAACGACCGTCCGAAAATGCCGTGGTAATGCAAAGCAATGATTACCTTTCACTCTCTCACAATGAGCTCATTCAGAAAGCGCATCGAGACGCAATTTCTGAACGAGATGACAATGTCGTGATGTCAGCAATCTTCTTGCAAGATGATCAATCAAAACCCGCCTTTGAGCACCAGCTAGCGACGTTTGTCGGCATGGAAAGTTGTTTGTTGTCACAATCAGGATGGGCAGCCAATATTGGTTTACTGCAAACCATCTGCGCGCCAAACGTTCCCGTATACATCGACTTTTTCGCTCATATGTCGTTGTGGGAAGGAGCGCGCACCGCTGGCGCGCAGATTCATCCTTTCATGCACAACAACATGAATCATCTGCGCAAGCAGATCCAACGCCACGGTGCGGGAATCATCGTTGTCGATTCTGTGTATAGCACGATTGGCACAATCGCCCCGTTACGTGCCATCTACGAAATGGCGAAGGAGTTCGATTGTGGCTTAGTGGTAGATGAATCCCATTCATTAGGCACACACGGACCAAAGGGTTCTGGATTATTACAAGAACTGGGACTAACACAGATGGTGGATTTCGTTACCGTAAGTTTGGCTAAAACGTTCGCCTACCGCGCTGGTGCGATTTTAGGCCCGAACAAGCTAGCACAATCGCTGCCCTTCGTGGCCTATCCTGCGATTTTTAGCTCAACGGTTTTGCCGCAAGAAGTCGTGCGTCTAGAAAAAACACTTGAGGTAATTAAAGCGGCTGACGACAAACGTGAATGTTTGTTCAAGCGAGCCAAAGAACTCGCCATCGGATTAAAACGTATTGGGTTTAACATTCGCAGCGAATCGCAGATTATTGCTCTTGAGTGTGGAAGTGAGAGAAACACTGAACGAGTACGCGATTTCCTTGAAGAAAGAGACGTTTTCGGTGCGGTGTTTTGTCGACCGGCCACGGGCAGAAACAAGAACATCATTCGATTTTCTGTCAATGCCGACATGACAGCTCAACAAGTGGATCACGTCTTATCGGCTTGTCAGGAGGCATTTGACCATCCCGACTTAGAGTTTGTGTAA
- a CDS encoding A24 family peptidase, protein MNYINFALWLTCLVNVLLIFYGDIRYRIVKHRFLLIIFITSLLSLFFTPEPLTQLAVSTSVFICFFILWLINIVGGGDVKLIGALFLGVNDEYMLAAIVAIGLLGGIQILVMWLMSVYRKKTPFENGIPYTIPIGISGLFFFYMSLI, encoded by the coding sequence ATGAATTATATAAATTTTGCTTTATGGCTAACTTGCCTGGTTAATGTCTTACTCATATTCTATGGTGACATTCGCTATAGAATTGTGAAACATCGATTTCTTCTTATTATCTTCATTACTTCACTACTTAGCTTGTTCTTTACTCCAGAACCACTAACTCAGCTCGCAGTGAGTACCTCTGTTTTTATTTGTTTCTTTATACTTTGGTTGATAAATATTGTAGGCGGAGGGGATGTAAAACTCATTGGTGCACTTTTCTTAGGAGTGAACGATGAATATATGTTAGCGGCAATAGTAGCGATAGGATTATTGGGTGGGATTCAAATATTGGTTATGTGGTTAATGTCTGTTTATCGCAAAAAAACACCTTTTGAGAATGGTATCCCTTACACAATACCAATTGGTATAAGTGGGCTCTTTTTCTTCTACATGTCATTAATTTAA